The following proteins come from a genomic window of Microbacterium sp. SY138:
- a CDS encoding LysR family transcriptional regulator: MVTLPDISALRLLQRVLQDGSISAAARGLGISQQAASTRIRAMERSLGLELLVRTPAGVRATADGEVFAAWMQDLLHSADTLADAVDGLRGTQMREVTIAASQTVAAHLLPTWLLRVRQTQLAAGREPTTIRIRATNSQDVARLVREGQASVGLIETPDLPRDLSHAVLVEDELVVAVGTSDPAAQNTQIRVSDLASVPLITREPGSGTRLAWEHAAHDAGYTPAPPAIVMDNSSAIRSAVQAGIAPTVTSAHVIADDVRLGRILQIPLDPPVRRPITAIWRGSERDLGEYARELIRAARL, translated from the coding sequence GTGGTCACGCTCCCGGACATCTCGGCCCTCAGGCTCCTGCAGCGCGTCCTACAGGACGGATCAATCTCCGCTGCCGCCCGGGGACTCGGTATCTCGCAGCAGGCCGCGTCTACCCGGATACGCGCGATGGAGCGATCCCTCGGTCTCGAGCTGCTTGTACGGACGCCCGCAGGCGTCCGCGCCACCGCCGACGGAGAAGTCTTCGCCGCATGGATGCAGGATCTGCTCCATTCCGCCGACACGCTCGCAGACGCCGTCGATGGTCTCAGGGGCACGCAGATGCGCGAGGTCACGATCGCCGCAAGCCAAACCGTCGCTGCGCACCTGCTCCCCACCTGGCTGCTCAGAGTACGCCAGACCCAACTCGCCGCCGGCCGTGAACCCACGACGATCCGAATACGGGCGACCAATAGTCAAGACGTGGCAAGGCTGGTACGCGAGGGACAGGCCTCCGTCGGGCTCATTGAGACCCCGGATCTGCCTCGCGACCTTTCACACGCAGTCCTCGTGGAAGACGAGCTTGTCGTTGCAGTCGGGACGTCGGACCCAGCTGCCCAGAACACGCAGATTCGTGTTTCCGACCTTGCCTCTGTGCCACTCATCACGCGCGAACCCGGCAGCGGCACACGACTGGCCTGGGAGCACGCCGCTCACGATGCCGGATACACCCCGGCACCGCCCGCAATCGTCATGGATAACTCTTCAGCAATCCGGTCGGCCGTCCAGGCAGGGATCGCCCCCACAGTCACGAGCGCGCACGTGATCGCGGACGACGTTCGGCTCGGACGCATCCTCCAGATCCCGCTGGACCCGCCCGTTCGCCGACCCATCACCGCCATCTGGCGGGGAAGCGAACGAGACCTCGGCGAATACGCCCGCGAACTCATCCGGGCTGCCCGCCTCTGA
- a CDS encoding heavy metal translocating P-type ATPase yields the protein MTAVEMTPPIELDISGMTCAACAARVERTLNKLDGVHASVNYATERAVIVGLPSHDLGAAVSRIEDAGYGAHVRQGSDDAWSRRTTESRITALRRRLILAAFLTVPLMDITIVLALVPQWRFPGWEWLCVLLTVPIVTWAAWPFHRATLRNLRHRQVSMDTLVSLGIVASFGWAIATLIFDIGHNSGSGFWLGFGATPTGADAVYLDVAAGMTTLQLSGRYFETRSRRRAGDVLGALNALAATHVRIVREGIESRVPVEQLRVDDTFVVRPGETIAADGIVLDGTAAVDTSMMTGEPLPTTVFPGSAVVGGTISTDNRIAVTATAVGTHTRLAQMAYLAEQAQARKARVQTVVDRITVWFVPGVIVLSIIVGAGWAWAGSPLAQTIGTAISVLIIACPCALGLATPTALMVGVGRGASRGILIKGHDALESSGTITTVVLDKTGTLTTGAMSVAAVIAIDADERDAIRLAAAVERGSEHAIARAIEKAAQDHGLEPPTASGFHAFPGLGAAAIVDGSEVIVGSPALLYSRGIPVSADARESIARAEEHGHTVVAVVREGALLGVVALSDTIKPSAAVAVDALHAEGLRTILLTGDSQPAAERIARALGIDAVRGGVLPDQKADAIRALQKDGARVAMAGDGINDAVALATADLGIAVASGSDIALKAADIILIREDLRAIPEAIVLSRKTLRTVRTNLVWAFGYNIAAIPIAAAGLLNPLIAAAAMSLSSVLVVYNSLRLQNTRLDSAPHMVSAPETELRGGQPG from the coding sequence ATGACCGCTGTAGAAATGACCCCGCCCATCGAGCTGGATATCTCCGGCATGACCTGCGCCGCCTGCGCTGCGCGGGTCGAACGCACTTTGAACAAGCTCGACGGTGTCCACGCGTCGGTGAACTACGCCACAGAGCGAGCCGTAATCGTCGGGTTGCCGTCGCACGATCTAGGCGCTGCAGTGTCCCGAATCGAGGACGCGGGCTACGGTGCGCACGTACGTCAGGGCTCTGACGATGCCTGGTCCCGACGCACCACCGAGTCGCGGATCACCGCGCTGCGGCGACGCCTCATCCTCGCCGCGTTCCTGACGGTACCGCTGATGGACATCACCATCGTGCTCGCGCTCGTTCCCCAGTGGCGCTTTCCGGGTTGGGAATGGCTCTGTGTGCTCCTCACCGTACCGATCGTCACTTGGGCGGCATGGCCGTTCCATCGTGCGACGCTGCGGAACCTGCGGCATCGTCAGGTCAGCATGGACACTCTCGTCTCTCTTGGGATCGTTGCCTCCTTCGGCTGGGCCATCGCCACCCTGATCTTCGACATCGGGCACAACTCCGGCAGCGGATTCTGGCTCGGGTTCGGCGCGACGCCGACAGGCGCGGATGCCGTCTACCTCGACGTCGCGGCCGGGATGACGACACTCCAGCTGTCGGGGCGGTACTTCGAAACGCGCTCACGACGTCGAGCGGGAGACGTTCTGGGGGCGCTCAACGCTCTCGCGGCCACTCACGTGCGCATCGTGCGCGAGGGCATCGAGTCCCGCGTGCCGGTCGAGCAGCTCCGGGTGGATGACACCTTCGTCGTGAGGCCCGGCGAGACGATCGCCGCGGACGGCATCGTCCTCGACGGCACCGCGGCGGTGGACACGAGCATGATGACGGGAGAGCCCCTGCCCACCACGGTGTTCCCCGGGTCGGCAGTGGTCGGTGGCACGATCAGCACGGACAATCGCATTGCCGTGACCGCCACTGCGGTCGGCACGCACACGCGTCTCGCTCAGATGGCCTATCTGGCAGAACAGGCGCAGGCGCGCAAGGCGCGCGTGCAGACCGTGGTCGACCGCATCACGGTCTGGTTCGTCCCCGGCGTCATCGTGCTGTCGATCATCGTCGGCGCCGGATGGGCGTGGGCCGGATCCCCGCTCGCCCAGACCATCGGAACGGCGATCAGTGTGCTGATCATCGCGTGCCCGTGTGCACTGGGCTTGGCGACGCCGACGGCGCTGATGGTCGGCGTCGGACGCGGCGCGAGCCGCGGCATCCTCATCAAGGGCCACGATGCCCTAGAATCCAGCGGAACGATCACCACCGTCGTGCTCGACAAGACCGGGACGTTGACCACAGGTGCCATGTCCGTCGCGGCCGTCATCGCGATCGATGCCGACGAGCGCGATGCGATCAGGCTCGCAGCCGCCGTCGAGCGCGGTTCCGAACACGCGATCGCACGCGCCATCGAGAAGGCTGCTCAGGATCACGGGCTCGAACCGCCCACAGCCTCTGGTTTCCATGCGTTCCCGGGACTTGGTGCGGCGGCCATCGTCGACGGCAGTGAGGTCATCGTCGGAAGTCCAGCGCTCCTGTACTCGCGGGGTATCCCCGTGAGTGCAGACGCACGCGAGTCTATCGCCAGGGCAGAAGAGCACGGCCACACCGTCGTCGCGGTCGTCCGGGAGGGCGCGCTCCTCGGCGTCGTCGCGCTCAGTGACACCATCAAGCCCAGCGCCGCGGTCGCTGTCGATGCTCTGCACGCCGAGGGGCTGCGCACGATCCTGCTCACCGGAGATTCCCAGCCCGCCGCCGAACGGATTGCGCGCGCTCTCGGTATCGACGCGGTGCGCGGAGGGGTGCTCCCGGATCAGAAAGCCGACGCCATCCGTGCCCTGCAAAAGGACGGCGCGCGCGTCGCGATGGCCGGCGACGGCATCAACGACGCTGTCGCTCTCGCCACGGCCGACCTGGGTATCGCGGTGGCCTCAGGATCGGACATCGCGCTCAAGGCCGCCGACATCATTCTCATCCGCGAAGATCTCCGCGCGATCCCTGAAGCGATCGTCCTCTCCCGCAAGACTCTTCGCACGGTACGGACGAATCTTGTCTGGGCCTTCGGCTACAACATCGCCGCCATTCCGATCGCGGCAGCGGGCCTGCTCAATCCCCTCATCGCTGCGGCCGCGATGTCCCTCTCATCCGTCCTCGTCGTCTACAACAGCCTGCGCCTGCAGAATACGCGGCTGGACTCCGCTCCTCACATGGTCAGTGCCCCTGAGACCGAACTCAGAGGCGGGCAGCCCGGATGA
- a CDS encoding cytochrome c oxidase assembly protein, which translates to MAEDIRYNEHAQKSGAVSEAGSEARVVPRSVTVVMISATIAAVLIIGLPVLVTVFQGAAPYDRLFRSFPGLLTGVSTSVLRSAAETSALVTIGALAYALFLRVGTSRATRTVEESLEITVLRVAAGLWSGCAGLLVVFTAFDANGVSVERLAEPNALPFLWSASDAPKAWTVAFLASTVVFFASFVAARWTGLLVPMGAAMIGALAPVVSGQVLVGPNHDFGGDAAVFQTIGVVLFFGVLAVLLVRSMSGRLIAIPTLRRTAAIAMIAVPVIVVTEGVLTVFKLAGTGLFDSVTGGLMLARWLCLAAIIVAAALYMVWVRRGVLRESRIYGLLLVSGFAVAGWIGVSVAMTREPPPQYFVPTSISQVFLGFDLPEAPGMTALLTQWRPNLLFVGVSAAAVSVYLVAVRMLSRRGDRWPAGRTAAWIVGWTLVVIATSSGFGKYSGADFGVHMIVHMSLNMLAPAILTLGGVVTLLLRATSAGGPLAGAHEWLTRVLKWRVLHFLYNPLLVFVLFVGSYYGLYLTGLFGELMRFHWGHQLMNVHFLVVGYLYYSLIIGIDKPPRSLPHVGKLGFVLAAMPFHAFFGVILMTGSGGDTLIAENFYRYLSMPWADLPASQAMGGGVAWAGGEIPLMIVVIILGIQWARQDSREARRKDRHMDAGLDPDFDQYNAMLARLSNTRSTADERGGEER; encoded by the coding sequence ATGGCAGAAGACATTCGATACAACGAACATGCCCAGAAGAGCGGCGCAGTCTCGGAGGCGGGCAGCGAGGCGAGGGTAGTGCCGCGAAGCGTCACGGTGGTGATGATCAGCGCGACGATAGCGGCCGTGTTGATCATCGGGTTGCCCGTTCTGGTCACCGTGTTTCAAGGGGCTGCGCCGTACGACCGTCTCTTTCGGAGTTTTCCCGGTCTGTTGACCGGGGTCAGCACATCCGTGTTGCGCAGCGCGGCGGAGACGTCGGCACTCGTGACAATCGGAGCGCTGGCATATGCCCTGTTCCTCCGGGTGGGAACGTCGAGGGCGACACGCACGGTGGAGGAGTCGCTGGAGATCACGGTGTTGCGTGTAGCGGCGGGCCTGTGGTCTGGCTGTGCGGGACTGCTCGTCGTCTTCACGGCCTTCGACGCCAACGGCGTCTCTGTAGAGCGCCTCGCCGAGCCGAATGCGCTGCCATTCCTCTGGAGCGCTTCAGATGCGCCGAAAGCGTGGACCGTCGCGTTCCTCGCCTCGACCGTCGTCTTCTTTGCTTCTTTCGTTGCGGCGCGGTGGACAGGACTGCTGGTGCCGATGGGGGCAGCAATGATCGGAGCGCTTGCTCCCGTGGTGTCGGGTCAGGTGTTGGTGGGCCCGAATCATGATTTCGGCGGCGACGCCGCTGTTTTCCAGACCATCGGCGTCGTCCTGTTCTTCGGTGTTCTCGCCGTGCTGCTCGTGCGATCGATGTCTGGGCGGCTGATCGCGATCCCGACGCTGCGCCGGACCGCCGCAATCGCGATGATCGCTGTCCCGGTGATCGTCGTCACCGAGGGCGTGCTGACGGTGTTCAAGCTTGCAGGCACAGGCCTCTTCGACTCCGTGACGGGCGGGCTCATGCTGGCACGATGGCTGTGCCTGGCGGCGATCATCGTCGCAGCGGCACTGTACATGGTGTGGGTACGGCGCGGAGTGCTGCGCGAAAGCCGGATCTATGGTTTGCTTCTCGTCTCCGGATTCGCGGTGGCGGGCTGGATCGGCGTTTCCGTGGCGATGACGCGCGAGCCGCCGCCACAGTACTTCGTCCCGACCAGCATCTCGCAGGTGTTTCTGGGATTCGACCTGCCCGAGGCGCCGGGGATGACGGCGCTACTGACACAGTGGCGCCCGAACCTTCTCTTCGTCGGTGTCTCCGCGGCGGCGGTGAGCGTCTATCTGGTGGCGGTGCGGATGCTGTCGCGCCGCGGCGACCGGTGGCCGGCCGGACGCACGGCCGCATGGATTGTCGGCTGGACGCTGGTAGTGATCGCCACGAGCTCGGGCTTCGGCAAGTATTCCGGGGCGGACTTCGGAGTGCACATGATCGTGCACATGAGCTTGAACATGCTCGCACCGGCAATCCTCACCCTCGGTGGTGTCGTCACCCTGCTGCTGCGTGCCACCAGCGCAGGCGGACCGCTCGCTGGAGCACACGAGTGGCTCACGCGGGTATTGAAATGGCGGGTACTGCACTTTTTGTACAACCCGCTCCTCGTGTTCGTGCTGTTCGTGGGCTCCTACTACGGCCTGTATCTGACCGGGCTCTTCGGCGAGCTGATGCGCTTCCACTGGGGTCATCAGTTGATGAACGTGCACTTCCTCGTCGTGGGATACCTGTACTACAGCCTGATCATCGGCATCGACAAGCCTCCTCGATCTCTTCCTCACGTCGGCAAACTCGGGTTCGTTCTCGCAGCCATGCCGTTCCACGCGTTCTTCGGCGTCATCCTGATGACCGGCAGCGGCGGCGATACGCTCATCGCCGAGAACTTCTACCGGTATCTCTCCATGCCCTGGGCCGATCTCCCGGCCTCTCAGGCGATGGGCGGCGGCGTCGCCTGGGCCGGGGGCGAGATCCCGCTGATGATCGTGGTGATCATCCTCGGCATCCAGTGGGCGCGTCAGGACAGCCGAGAGGCCCGCCGCAAGGACCGCCACATGGATGCCGGCCTGGATCCCGATTTCGATCAATACAACGCCATGCTGGCCCGGCTCTCGAACACCCGGAGCACTGCCGATGAGAGGGGCGGGGAAGAACGATGA